The Sulfurihydrogenibium subterraneum DSM 15120 genome contains a region encoding:
- a CDS encoding S8 family serine peptidase, producing the protein MKKFIIFLILTVFSYAFADKKLYYKVLYKDGTVKVIDISKISLKTLSSDPNVVYYEPPKKLKLMLDVASSSSVGVSGSSNQTFTLKTYTNQKIKILKFPSDLNLTTSGSCSLSGDEYQCSDGILSITVNYQQDWRVIILSTNRQIKTTDLSASSYYIGTNATTTGKTGKNTVVAVIDTGIDFCHPMFKKSDGTSRIIYYYEPSTGTEFDNNTINQKIKNNDCNYDYDGHGTHVAGILAGYDPNSVYTGIAKESDIIVVRTNLEDTDVIQGLQYLKNKKQQLNKPMVVNMSLGFHYGPHDGTSLLEKAIQNLSSAGFIVVASAGNEGDVALHAKVQNFSSKTSIDLTSQTGDIIDGWYKGGKVNVEFCKGTSCISAQSGSNVIGDLGNCEVSIDNTITSSPLNGDGEFVIDFYCDGTFRLNLEPAQGNPTVDIYFAYPFGDSQFLNYYQTDAYGGYLGTLAMPGTSDYVITVGAITSKPSAFTTSKSFIDLGKIAYFSSRGPTRDGRVKPDFVAPGYFVYSALAGTSTYISKAGTSMSSPVVAGLVALILQDNPNIDVFQAKEILKNNVLTDQNTQNLPNYTYGYGKAALQNAMPSNNGKSSTGSNSSGGGGCSTVKTIDYGIILSSLIFIIIVRNLKRRFA; encoded by the coding sequence ATGAAAAAGTTTATAATTTTTCTCATACTAACGGTTTTTAGCTACGCTTTCGCAGATAAAAAACTATACTACAAAGTCTTATACAAAGACGGAACAGTTAAGGTAATAGACATATCAAAAATATCCTTAAAAACCCTATCCTCAGACCCTAACGTCGTTTACTACGAACCCCCGAAAAAGTTAAAGCTTATGTTAGACGTAGCTTCTTCTTCTTCTGTAGGAGTGTCAGGGTCTTCAAACCAGACTTTCACACTCAAAACCTACACTAATCAGAAGATAAAAATACTAAAGTTTCCCTCTGATTTAAACCTTACTACAAGTGGAAGCTGTAGCCTATCTGGCGATGAATACCAATGTAGCGACGGCATTCTATCTATAACTGTCAACTATCAACAGGACTGGAGAGTTATAATCCTTTCTACAAATAGACAGATAAAAACTACAGACCTATCAGCAAGCTCTTACTACATTGGAACAAACGCAACTACTACTGGCAAAACAGGAAAGAATACAGTAGTAGCTGTAATAGACACAGGTATAGACTTTTGCCATCCTATGTTTAAAAAATCCGACGGAACTTCAAGAATAATCTACTACTACGAACCTTCAACAGGAACAGAGTTTGACAACAACACCATAAACCAGAAGATAAAAAACAACGACTGTAACTATGACTACGATGGACACGGAACCCACGTAGCAGGTATCTTAGCAGGCTACGACCCAAACTCTGTGTACACAGGTATAGCAAAAGAATCTGATATTATAGTAGTTAGGACAAACCTTGAAGATACAGACGTTATTCAAGGACTACAGTACCTAAAAAATAAAAAACAACAACTTAACAAACCTATGGTTGTGAACATGTCTTTAGGCTTTCATTACGGACCTCACGACGGCACTTCCCTTTTAGAAAAGGCTATACAAAACCTCTCATCTGCTGGATTTATAGTTGTTGCATCGGCAGGTAATGAAGGAGATGTAGCACTTCACGCAAAAGTGCAAAATTTCTCTTCAAAAACATCTATTGACCTTACATCTCAAACAGGAGACATAATAGACGGCTGGTATAAAGGCGGAAAGGTTAACGTTGAGTTTTGTAAAGGAACATCCTGTATATCTGCACAAAGCGGGTCTAATGTAATAGGAGATTTAGGAAACTGTGAGGTATCTATAGACAACACTATTACATCTTCTCCTTTAAACGGAGATGGTGAGTTTGTAATAGATTTTTATTGTGATGGAACTTTTAGACTAAACCTTGAACCTGCCCAAGGTAATCCAACTGTAGATATATACTTTGCTTACCCGTTTGGAGACAGTCAGTTTTTAAACTACTACCAAACAGACGCCTATGGAGGATACTTAGGAACTTTAGCTATGCCCGGTACTTCTGATTATGTAATAACTGTAGGAGCTATCACATCAAAACCAAGTGCTTTCACTACCAGCAAGTCCTTTATAGATTTAGGTAAGATAGCTTACTTTTCTTCAAGAGGTCCCACAAGGGACGGTAGGGTAAAACCAGACTTTGTAGCGCCGGGATACTTTGTATACAGTGCCCTTGCAGGAACGTCTACTTATATATCAAAAGCTGGAACTTCAATGTCTTCTCCTGTAGTAGCAGGTTTAGTTGCCCTAATACTTCAAGACAACCCTAACATAGACGTTTTTCAGGCAAAAGAAATACTCAAAAACAATGTCCTTACAGACCAAAACACCCAAAACCTTCCTAACTACACCTACGGCTACGGTAAAGCAGCTTTACAGAATGCTATGCCATCAAATAACGGAAAATCGTCAACTGGTAGTAATTCTTCGGGTGGTGGCGGTTGCTCAACTGTAAAAACTATAGATTATGGTATAATATTAAGCTCACTAATTTTTATAATTATAGTCAGAAACCTAAAAAGGAGGTTTGCATGA
- a CDS encoding thioredoxin fold domain-containing protein translates to MKKSAVALLSVAVALSAGCQSKKQEKQLNFDCPKEDKIVEVIKKFTPNNEIIIEKVEKFRNVNLCQVEFRIGIKPAVFYVNEDLSLLFPAVIDGKTGENIAIKSIQQRRDIPEKLLEKFENYVFFTVGKGSRYVYFITDPDCKVCEDSYKTLEAWALEKNVKVKIIIRPLAIHQNSYDIALSVFCDKKGFEDILKGYNSKRSCEEGRKKLDETIKFIDEKMAMSDITNPIVISDKGKILNAFITKENLNWLLQ, encoded by the coding sequence ATGAAAAAATCTGCCGTTGCCCTGCTTTCTGTTGCTGTAGCTCTTTCTGCAGGATGTCAATCAAAAAAGCAGGAAAAACAGTTAAACTTTGACTGTCCTAAAGAAGATAAGATAGTAGAAGTGATTAAAAAATTTACGCCAAACAACGAGATTATTATAGAAAAAGTTGAAAAGTTTAGAAACGTAAACTTATGTCAAGTAGAATTTAGAATTGGTATAAAACCCGCTGTCTTTTACGTTAACGAAGATTTATCTTTACTGTTTCCTGCTGTGATAGACGGTAAAACAGGAGAGAATATTGCAATCAAATCAATTCAACAAAGAAGAGATATTCCTGAAAAGCTTTTGGAAAAGTTTGAAAATTATGTATTCTTTACAGTAGGAAAAGGTAGTAGGTACGTTTACTTTATAACAGACCCAGATTGTAAAGTATGTGAAGATTCCTACAAAACATTAGAAGCTTGGGCATTAGAAAAAAATGTAAAAGTAAAGATAATAATCAGACCTTTAGCGATACATCAAAACTCGTACGATATAGCACTTTCTGTATTCTGCGATAAGAAAGGTTTTGAAGATATTTTAAAAGGATACAACTCAAAAAGAAGCTGTGAAGAGGGAAGAAAAAAGCTTGATGAAACTATTAAGTTTATAGATGAAAAAATGGCTATGTCAGATATTACTAATCCAATTGTAATAAGTGATAAAGGTAAAATACTGAATGCATTTATTACAAAGGAAAATCTAAATTGGTTGCTACAGTAA
- a CDS encoding SapC family protein, translated as MAKLFEKTELLNIDKHKNLKWECLKSDCSLSCCFLPKRSAITLAEMPILSKYFPISFVLIKNKDENKEPFKSINIFFKLEEDEGRCTYLELEKGCVLGNEKPLACKQYPFSLVLNDRGQKIINVDFSCPGFSFEKGEPIFGEDSQINQYFQKDFLIPADIFFERMRETQEFVNTMFNYNLVSPAEYHYRGITVKLNAIDESKLYDLPKETLKDFQLRGYFRYIYLHLYSIDNYKKLIDKFLEEKSKVNTVG; from the coding sequence ATGGCAAAGCTCTTTGAAAAAACAGAATTGTTAAACATTGATAAACATAAAAATTTAAAGTGGGAATGCTTAAAATCTGACTGCTCTTTATCCTGCTGTTTCCTTCCAAAAAGATCTGCGATAACGCTTGCAGAAATGCCTATTTTATCAAAATACTTTCCTATATCTTTTGTTTTAATTAAAAATAAAGACGAAAACAAAGAACCTTTTAAAAGTATTAACATTTTCTTCAAATTAGAAGAAGATGAAGGAAGATGTACTTACCTTGAGTTAGAAAAAGGTTGTGTACTTGGTAATGAAAAACCTCTTGCTTGTAAACAGTATCCTTTTTCTTTGGTGCTTAATGATAGGGGGCAGAAAATAATAAACGTAGATTTTAGTTGTCCGGGCTTTAGTTTCGAGAAAGGAGAGCCAATCTTTGGAGAGGATAGTCAAATTAACCAATACTTCCAAAAGGACTTCTTGATACCTGCGGATATATTTTTTGAAAGGATGAGAGAAACTCAGGAATTTGTAAACACGATGTTTAATTATAACCTTGTCTCTCCGGCAGAGTACCATTACAGGGGTATAACTGTAAAACTCAACGCAATAGATGAGTCTAAACTGTACGATCTTCCAAAAGAAACGCTCAAAGACTTTCAATTAAGAGGATACTTTAGATACATATACTTACACCTTTACTCTATTGATAACTATAAAAAACTTATAGATAAGTTTTTAGAAGAAAAGAGTAAGGTAAATACGGTGGGTTAA